A portion of the Gigantopelta aegis isolate Gae_Host unplaced genomic scaffold, Gae_host_genome ctg8310_pilon_pilon, whole genome shotgun sequence genome contains these proteins:
- the LOC121367017 gene encoding putative histone H1.6, translated as MVKDAVTALKERGGSSRQALLKYVMANYKVGDNPKAINARLKTALKNGVQSGILKQAKGTGAAGSFRLGEKKAEKKPAAKKTAVEKPKKVKTPIKKATKKSAGDKKAKPAAKKTKSPKKTAKPKKAKTPKKAKVAAKPKKVKTPKKKVVKAKKA; from the coding sequence ATGGTGAAAGATGCAGTCACCGCACTGAAGGAGAGGGGTGGCTCGTCCAGACAGGCACTTCTCAAGTACGTCATGGCCAACTACAAAGTTGGAGACAACCCGAAGGCAATCAATGCCCGTCTCAAGACTGCTTTGAAGAATGGTGTTCAGAGTGGAATACTGAAACAGGCTAAAGGCACAGGTGCTGCAGGTTCATTTCGTCTCGGCGAGAAGAAAgcagaaaagaaacctgctgccaagAAGACTGCTGTTGAGAAGCCAAAGAAGGTTAAAACTCCCATCAAGAAGGCAACCAAGAAGTCGGCAGGAGACAAGAAAGCTAAGCCTGCAGCTAAGAAAACCAAGTCCCCTAAGAAGACCGCAAAACCAAAGAAAGCAAAGACGCCCAAGAAAGCAAAGGTGGCAGCAAAGCCAAAAAAGGTCAAAACGCCCAAAAAGAAAGTCGTCAAGGCAAAGAAAGCCTAA